Proteins encoded by one window of Bacillus sp. DTU_2020_1000418_1_SI_GHA_SEK_038:
- a CDS encoding YheC/YheD family protein translates to MSIFYDLELKDWFTLSNKQSITLGSNKHPVTMICSAPARSLPLHISPQKEIPLIGILTGRKKDNKVTGNGRLFKELQKEIMKNGGISIVFTPQNINDHSIKGYMYLPIKDKWYSIKCPLPHVVYNRVPFRILEKSDSFFEAYQFFKSKNIPFFNTCFLDKHEFYQVFSEDPYFQKLMPETIKIHEKLPLENFFKKHNQLYLKPSLGSKGKGIYLASLNKDSTINLLGHEELLQYEDFHTFWMNWNSVLLKKSYIAQNAVEPLLYNGKRFDFRILVHYVNNQYKVTGVGIRQSREQNVTTHVPKGGIILPYKQLQSKEHDQFITEVSQRAGKLLSKEIGFFGEFSIDAGISADGRYVVYEINSKPMRFDEQEIERKRLQTLTCLFLDLAGF, encoded by the coding sequence ATGAGCATTTTTTATGATCTTGAACTTAAAGATTGGTTTACTCTTTCTAATAAACAATCAATAACACTAGGCAGTAATAAACATCCAGTTACTATGATTTGTTCCGCGCCCGCACGGAGCCTCCCCCTTCATATTTCACCGCAAAAGGAAATTCCCTTAATTGGAATTTTAACAGGGAGAAAAAAAGATAATAAAGTGACTGGAAATGGCAGATTATTCAAAGAGCTTCAGAAGGAAATCATGAAAAACGGTGGGATATCCATCGTTTTTACCCCTCAAAATATAAACGACCATTCAATAAAAGGATATATGTATCTTCCGATTAAAGATAAATGGTACTCAATCAAATGCCCCCTGCCCCATGTTGTTTACAATCGGGTTCCTTTTCGAATATTAGAAAAATCGGACTCCTTTTTTGAAGCTTATCAATTTTTCAAGAGCAAGAACATTCCCTTTTTCAATACATGTTTTCTTGATAAACATGAATTTTATCAAGTTTTTTCCGAGGATCCCTATTTCCAAAAGTTAATGCCTGAAACAATTAAAATCCATGAAAAATTACCATTAGAGAACTTTTTTAAAAAGCACAATCAATTATATTTAAAGCCATCATTAGGTTCAAAAGGAAAGGGCATTTATCTTGCTTCATTAAATAAGGATTCTACCATTAATTTGCTAGGGCATGAGGAATTGCTTCAGTATGAAGATTTTCATACATTTTGGATGAATTGGAACTCGGTTCTCTTAAAAAAGTCTTATATCGCCCAAAATGCTGTCGAGCCATTGTTGTATAATGGAAAACGGTTTGACTTTCGGATTCTGGTCCATTATGTAAATAATCAATATAAAGTAACGGGCGTAGGCATCCGGCAATCGAGAGAACAAAATGTTACAACCCACGTTCCAAAAGGCGGGATTATTCTGCCCTATAAACAATTGCAATCAAAAGAACATGATCAGTTTATTACAGAAGTCTCCCAGCGTGCAGGAAAGCTATTATCAAAGGAAATCGGTTTTTTTGGCGAATTTTCAATTGATGCAGGAATTTCTGCAGACGGCCGGTATGTGGTATACGAAATTAATTCTAAGCCAATGCGGTTTGATGAACAGGAAATTGAAAGGAAACGATTGCAAACCTTGACCTGTTTATTTCTTGATTTAGCAGGATTTTAA
- a CDS encoding YheC/YheD family protein, whose translation MPLSLLPITIVPTKSFQKKNHSIKISRSLIHYWGMDEAKIFDVAVGSNRIPVNIESASITKDEIIMSEDLFRELMLPIQSTQFIAQFSQNKNTLTIGPVIGLLTEINLSDEKEPNFRSIHNFCMEMHEVISEKGGFFYVFSLTDYSNGNISGYYLVNESWYKSPVPLPDVIYNRIHSRRLEASIFFKKFKTAIVSRNIPIFNDHFLSKDKVNDLFISEEYLHPFLPETLLATEQSLEELMMKYDSIYIKPIHGSQGRNIIRVSKKMNSLQVEISTSMGREQANSFHTFSQFFKWVQPFLEKRTYIVQQGIPLIKYKNNQLDFRVLCHRSLQNSWKATSAVARISAQQQFVSNIARGGEMMKPIHVLTKLSDRKTAIQQLALMKELAVETSSIIGHHSDGLMGELGVDIGVDESGKLWIIEVNAKPSKNLGENENKIRPSTKALIEYCTFLTFSK comes from the coding sequence ATGCCATTATCATTATTACCTATTACGATTGTTCCGACCAAATCGTTTCAAAAAAAGAACCATTCCATAAAAATAAGCCGTTCCCTCATTCATTATTGGGGAATGGATGAAGCAAAAATATTTGATGTTGCAGTGGGAAGCAATCGAATTCCTGTAAATATAGAGAGTGCTTCCATCACAAAAGATGAAATCATCATGAGTGAAGATTTGTTCCGAGAGCTGATGCTGCCTATACAGAGTACGCAATTTATTGCACAGTTTTCTCAAAATAAAAACACCCTTACTATTGGTCCAGTAATTGGCTTATTAACTGAAATAAACTTATCAGATGAAAAGGAACCAAATTTTCGCTCTATCCACAATTTTTGCATGGAAATGCACGAGGTAATATCAGAAAAAGGCGGCTTTTTCTATGTTTTTTCATTAACGGATTATTCTAATGGGAACATAAGCGGCTATTATCTTGTAAATGAAAGCTGGTATAAATCTCCTGTCCCTCTCCCAGACGTTATCTATAATCGTATCCATTCCCGTAGGCTTGAAGCAAGCATATTTTTCAAAAAATTTAAGACAGCTATTGTTTCTCGCAATATTCCAATATTTAATGATCATTTCCTCTCTAAAGACAAGGTCAATGATTTATTCATCTCTGAAGAGTATTTACATCCTTTTCTTCCCGAAACATTACTAGCAACGGAGCAATCATTGGAAGAATTAATGATGAAATACGACTCAATTTATATAAAGCCCATCCATGGAAGCCAAGGAAGAAATATTATAAGGGTTTCAAAAAAAATGAATTCTCTCCAAGTAGAAATATCTACTTCCATGGGACGGGAACAGGCAAATTCGTTTCATACGTTTAGCCAGTTTTTCAAATGGGTTCAGCCATTTCTTGAAAAGAGAACCTATATTGTGCAACAAGGGATCCCCCTAATTAAATACAAAAATAACCAGCTGGATTTTCGAGTTCTTTGTCACCGGAGCTTACAAAATTCCTGGAAGGCAACCTCGGCAGTAGCTAGAATATCAGCACAACAGCAGTTTGTTTCGAATATTGCAAGAGGCGGAGAAATGATGAAGCCCATTCACGTACTAACCAAATTATCGGATCGGAAAACAGCCATCCAGCAGCTTGCACTTATGAAGGAGCTTGCAGTGGAAACTTCGTCTATTATAGGCCATCATTCCGATGGCTTAATGGGAGAGCTTGGAGTAGATATCGGGGTGGATGAAAGCGGAAAGCTTTGGATTATTGAAGTAAATGCCAAGCCATCCAAAAACCTCGGAGAAAATGAAAATAAAATACGTCCCTCAACAAAGGCTTTAATCGAATACTGCACCTTCTTAACTTTTTCGAAGTAA
- a CDS encoding YlbF family regulator produces the protein MAVNLYDSAYELEKAVRQSSEYRNLKQAYDEVNADPSAKSMFDNFRNIQMQLQQKQMMGQDISEAEVQQAQQTVALVQQNVKISKLMEAEQRMSMIIAELNKVIMKPLEELYGPLG, from the coding sequence TTGGCAGTTAATTTATATGATTCCGCATATGAACTTGAGAAAGCAGTAAGACAAAGTAGTGAATATAGAAATTTAAAGCAGGCTTATGACGAGGTAAATGCTGATCCGTCTGCCAAATCAATGTTTGACAACTTTCGCAACATTCAAATGCAGCTGCAGCAAAAACAAATGATGGGTCAGGATATTTCCGAAGCTGAGGTACAGCAGGCTCAACAAACTGTAGCACTTGTCCAGCAAAATGTGAAAATATCTAAGTTAATGGAAGCGGAACAGCGAATGAGCATGATTATTGCAGAACTAAATAAGGTAATCATGAAGCCACTTGAAGAGCTTTATGGACCACTTGGCTAA
- a CDS encoding YheE family protein has protein sequence MLTHFQYKPLYENKQLPGWKFSFYFNKQKFNGIYHQNGKIEWTSITPNGEDEIKLMEQIHELMLFHVYDQ, from the coding sequence ATGTTAACGCATTTTCAATACAAGCCTTTATACGAAAACAAACAATTGCCTGGATGGAAATTTTCCTTTTATTTTAACAAGCAGAAATTTAATGGGATTTATCATCAAAATGGTAAAATTGAATGGACCTCAATCACACCAAATGGAGAAGATGAGATAAAATTAATGGAACAAATTCATGAATTAATGCTTTTCCATGTTTATGATCAGTGA
- a CDS encoding YheC/YheD family protein encodes MLSFGLMTLQTSNEKHYFNEIAKRAHELEMACYRFVPSNINPISEKVSGDYFNPDTNEWEACEFPLPKVLYDRCFYKEDPHSKRCKAIVKWLKTKKDILFLGYGLPNKLELYDALENSKLSPYLLKSSQVKSGQHVIQHLFPNKPLMMKPVNGSQGRGIYYLEKKNNEFIIQTDKQNKTITRLFPYEEKVISLIDYLIKERGYLIQEYKKLTNNMNQPFDIRVLLQKNGNGVWQEIAKGIRTGKEKGIISNINAGGLISSYEDWLASHPSSERDYVNNEINEVLRSLPQILEQHFPPLFELGVDIGVSENFAIWILDINSKPGRKVALTINPSLEDHLYTSPLIYGKRLDLERRQIDEKTISGGNSS; translated from the coding sequence ATGCTGTCATTTGGGTTAATGACGTTACAAACGTCTAATGAAAAACATTATTTTAATGAAATCGCCAAAAGAGCACACGAGCTGGAAATGGCGTGCTATCGATTTGTACCCTCTAATATTAATCCTATTTCAGAAAAAGTGAGTGGAGATTATTTCAATCCCGATACAAATGAATGGGAAGCTTGTGAATTTCCTCTCCCTAAAGTACTTTATGACCGGTGTTTCTACAAAGAGGATCCTCATTCCAAACGATGCAAAGCAATAGTTAAGTGGCTAAAAACAAAAAAAGATATATTATTTTTAGGCTATGGCCTGCCAAATAAATTGGAATTATACGATGCACTTGAAAATTCAAAGTTGTCACCCTACTTGCTGAAATCAAGCCAAGTAAAATCAGGTCAACATGTCATTCAGCACCTTTTTCCGAATAAGCCTCTCATGATGAAACCAGTTAATGGCTCTCAAGGCAGAGGGATTTACTATTTAGAAAAGAAAAATAATGAATTCATTATTCAAACAGATAAACAAAACAAAACGATCACACGCCTGTTCCCTTATGAAGAGAAGGTGATTTCATTAATCGATTATCTCATCAAAGAAAGAGGATATCTAATCCAGGAATATAAAAAGCTTACTAATAATATGAATCAGCCGTTTGACATAAGAGTACTACTTCAAAAAAACGGAAATGGTGTATGGCAGGAAATTGCTAAAGGGATAAGGACTGGCAAGGAAAAGGGGATCATTTCGAATATTAATGCAGGAGGATTGATTTCTTCATATGAGGATTGGCTGGCTTCACATCCTTCTTCTGAAAGAGATTACGTAAATAATGAAATAAATGAAGTTCTGAGATCTCTTCCACAAATATTAGAACAGCATTTTCCCCCGCTTTTTGAATTAGGCGTGGATATTGGAGTAAGTGAAAATTTTGCCATTTGGATACTCGATATCAACTCCAAGCCAGGACGAAAGGTTGCCTTAACGATTAATCCTTCTTTGGAGGATCATTTATATACTTCACCACTTATTTACGGTAAAAGATTAGATTTAGAAAGGAGACAAATCGATGAGAAAACAATATCAGGTGGAAATTCTTCATGA
- a CDS encoding alpha/beta-type small acid-soluble spore protein translates to MARSNNSNQLLVPGVSQAIEQMKYEIATEFGVNLGPETSSRANGSVGGEITKRLVQMAEQQLGGRF, encoded by the coding sequence CAACAATTCAAATCAGCTATTAGTACCAGGAGTTTCTCAGGCAATTGAGCAAATGAAGTACGAAATTGCAACAGAATTCGGTGTAAACCTTGGCCCAGAAACATCTTCAAGAGCAAATGGTTCAGTTGGTGGAGAAATTACTAAGCGCCTCGTTCAAATGGCCGAGCAGCAGCTTGGTGGAAGATTTTAA
- a CDS encoding small, acid-soluble spore protein, alpha/beta type encodes MNNNTRSNSSNQLLVPGVAQALDQMKYEIATEFGVSLGADTTSRANGSVGGEITKRLVQMAEQQLGGYQK; translated from the coding sequence ATGAACAACAACACAAGAAGCAATTCCTCAAACCAATTACTAGTACCAGGAGTAGCACAAGCACTTGACCAAATGAAGTATGAAATTGCTACTGAATTTGGTGTAAGCTTAGGTGCTGACACTACATCTCGTGCCAACGGATCTGTTGGAGGAGAAATTACAAAACGCCTAGTTCAAATGGCTGAACAACAACTTGGCGGTTATCAAAAATAA
- a CDS encoding DUF445 domain-containing protein: MRKSRWKVDVIRMQIVLTILLMITIGAIIGGFTNYLAIKMLFRPYKTLYIGRWRVPFTPGLIPKRRDELAEQMGKMVVNHLLTPESIQRKFLNENFHKEMTGVVQRELETFLNTEKTPAELLDTLGIKDVQAKTERHLDDVIERKYEDLMRKYRNQPLKEIIPENLLEKVNEKIPNISKFILQKGVDYFSSIEGNMRIQRMADDFLKERSGVLGGMMQMFMGNINIADKIQPEIIKFLKNEGTADMITTLVQKEWEKVLNWEGEKLEEQFNKADILSFMRENIRKIIRLEQILKSPISKLSEPYRVGIIETIVPRGVELFGEWLSSRVDVLMERLRLQEIIRDQVEAFSVERLEEMVLSIINSELKMITFLGALLGGMIGLFQGIIAIVL, translated from the coding sequence GTGCGCAAGTCCAGATGGAAGGTAGATGTTATTCGTATGCAAATCGTATTGACAATCTTATTAATGATTACGATTGGAGCTATTATTGGAGGGTTTACTAATTACCTTGCAATAAAAATGCTCTTTAGGCCTTATAAAACTCTATATATTGGGAGGTGGCGGGTTCCGTTTACTCCTGGTTTAATCCCAAAGCGCAGAGATGAGCTTGCAGAACAAATGGGAAAAATGGTCGTTAACCATCTTTTAACTCCCGAAAGTATTCAAAGGAAATTTTTAAACGAAAATTTTCATAAGGAGATGACAGGTGTTGTTCAACGGGAACTGGAAACCTTTTTGAATACAGAGAAAACACCTGCAGAATTACTCGATACATTAGGAATAAAGGATGTCCAGGCGAAAACAGAACGTCATTTGGATGATGTGATTGAGAGAAAATATGAAGATTTAATGAGGAAGTATCGAAATCAGCCATTAAAAGAAATTATTCCAGAAAATTTGCTTGAAAAGGTTAATGAGAAAATCCCGAATATAAGTAAGTTTATTTTACAAAAGGGGGTTGATTATTTTTCAAGCATAGAGGGAAATATGCGGATTCAAAGGATGGCCGATGATTTCTTAAAGGAACGCAGCGGGGTCCTTGGTGGCATGATGCAAATGTTTATGGGAAACATCAATATTGCCGATAAAATCCAGCCAGAAATTATTAAATTCCTCAAGAATGAAGGAACAGCTGATATGATTACAACCCTTGTACAAAAAGAATGGGAAAAAGTGCTTAATTGGGAAGGTGAAAAATTAGAAGAACAGTTTAATAAAGCAGATATCCTTTCATTTATGCGGGAAAATATCAGAAAAATCATCAGGCTAGAACAAATCCTCAAATCCCCAATTTCAAAATTAAGTGAACCATACCGTGTGGGGATTATTGAAACCATTGTTCCAAGGGGTGTAGAGCTTTTTGGAGAATGGCTTTCGAGCCGTGTAGATGTGTTAATGGAGAGACTGCGATTACAAGAAATTATACGGGATCAAGTGGAAGCATTCTCTGTTGAGAGACTTGAAGAAATGGTTCTATCGATTATAAATAGCGAATTAAAAATGATTACTTTTCTTGGGGCTTTGCTTGGAGGAATGATCGGGTTATTTCAAGGAATTATTGCCATTGTTCTCTAA
- the fumC gene encoding class II fumarate hydratase has product MENYRIENDTLGEVNVPADKYWGAQTQRSRENFRIGIEKMPMEVIYAFAKIKNAAAIVNNRLGKLSDEKKEAIVQATAEILEGKFDDHFPLVVWQTGSGTQSNMNVNEVVARRANEMLKAKGDSNTKVHPNDDVNMSQSSNDTFPTAMHVSAYIEIAEKLIPSLQALKKSVRQKEEAFHAIVKIGRTHLQDATPLTLGQEISGWRAMLEKSERMISEAMDHLLDLAIGGTAVGTGINADKSFGEEVTQEISKGTGHAFRSSDNKFHALTSHDEIVYMHGSLKALAADLMKIANDVRWLASGPRSGIGELSIPANEPGSSIMPGKVNPTQSEALTMIACQVFGNDATIGFAASQGNFELNVFKPVIIFNLIQSVRLLSDGMDSFNEKCLVGLEANEDIIADHVNRSLMLVTALNPHIGYEKAAEIAKLAFNENSTLKEAALKTRHVTSEQFDLWVDPSKMV; this is encoded by the coding sequence ATGGAAAATTATCGGATCGAAAATGATACGCTTGGAGAAGTAAACGTTCCGGCAGATAAATATTGGGGAGCGCAGACACAAAGAAGCCGGGAAAACTTTCGTATCGGCATTGAAAAAATGCCGATGGAGGTCATTTATGCCTTTGCCAAAATTAAAAATGCGGCAGCTATTGTAAACAATAGACTTGGAAAATTATCAGATGAAAAAAAGGAAGCGATTGTTCAGGCAACCGCGGAAATTCTTGAAGGGAAATTTGATGATCATTTTCCGCTAGTAGTCTGGCAGACAGGAAGCGGTACCCAATCCAATATGAACGTAAACGAAGTCGTGGCAAGAAGAGCAAATGAAATGCTGAAGGCCAAAGGAGACTCAAATACAAAGGTGCATCCTAATGACGATGTGAATATGTCCCAGAGCTCGAACGATACGTTCCCAACAGCGATGCATGTATCAGCATATATTGAAATAGCCGAAAAGCTGATTCCCTCACTTCAAGCATTGAAGAAATCCGTCCGTCAAAAGGAAGAGGCTTTTCATGCAATTGTAAAAATTGGAAGGACCCATTTGCAGGATGCTACCCCATTGACATTAGGTCAGGAAATAAGCGGGTGGCGTGCTATGCTTGAAAAAAGCGAGCGGATGATTTCGGAAGCAATGGATCATTTACTAGATCTAGCCATTGGCGGAACAGCAGTAGGTACAGGTATAAATGCAGATAAATCCTTTGGGGAAGAGGTTACACAAGAAATTTCGAAAGGAACGGGGCATGCTTTCCGTTCTTCTGACAATAAATTTCATGCCTTGACAAGTCATGATGAAATTGTTTATATGCATGGGTCTTTAAAGGCACTGGCTGCAGATCTCATGAAAATAGCCAATGATGTCAGATGGCTCGCCAGTGGACCTAGAAGTGGTATTGGGGAGCTTTCCATCCCTGCTAATGAACCAGGAAGCTCCATTATGCCAGGAAAGGTAAACCCGACACAAAGCGAAGCACTAACAATGATTGCGTGTCAGGTATTTGGCAATGATGCAACAATTGGTTTTGCCGCAAGCCAAGGGAATTTCGAATTAAATGTCTTTAAGCCAGTCATTATTTTCAACCTTATCCAAAGTGTTCGCCTTTTATCAGATGGAATGGACTCATTTAATGAAAAATGTTTAGTTGGCTTGGAAGCAAATGAAGATATTATTGCGGATCATGTTAATAGATCATTAATGCTTGTCACTGCTCTTAACCCTCATATTGGCTATGAAAAGGCAGCTGAGATTGCAAAGCTTGCATTTAATGAAAATAGTACTTTAAAAGAAGCGGCCCTGAAGACTAGGCATGTTACAAGTGAACAATTCGATTTGTGGGTGGATCCTTCAAAGATGGTATAG
- a CDS encoding YbjQ family protein, whose amino-acid sequence MIIVTIESVPGKEIKEIKGFVRGGCIQSKHIGKDIMAGLRTIVGGEISEYTEMMEEARQKAIGRMVEDAKSKGANAIIGMRLQSSAVMQNASEIIAYGTAVFVE is encoded by the coding sequence ATGATTATCGTAACTATTGAGTCTGTTCCGGGGAAGGAAATTAAAGAAATAAAAGGGTTTGTCAGAGGAGGCTGCATTCAATCTAAGCATATCGGTAAGGATATCATGGCTGGATTACGCACAATTGTCGGCGGAGAAATAAGTGAATACACTGAAATGATGGAAGAAGCAAGACAAAAGGCTATCGGCAGAATGGTGGAGGATGCCAAGTCAAAAGGAGCAAATGCGATTATTGGCATGCGTCTCCAATCGTCAGCAGTCATGCAGAATGCATCAGAAATTATAGCTTATGGAACGGCTGTTTTTGTGGAATAA